The DNA sequence TAGCTGTAGCTTTAGAGAAAGGAGATACCAAGTTGATTAGTCTTTTAGAAAAAGAATCTCAACAACTGAGTTTGTAAATTTACTTTTTCAATAAGGCATTTTTTAGATCAAAGATAATGGGGGGAATCAGTTTTTTAATAAATTTTTCTGATTTTTCCTGTTTTTCTATTTCTTCTCCATCTCTAACTCTAAAAATGGTGGTGTGACCTTCTGAGATTTCTTCTGCAGGGCGACCATTGTTATAATAATAAAGTGCTAAGGATTGGCGCATTCTTGTTTCAGGACAGCTTATTAAAGTAATCTTTAAAATTAAATGGTATTTTGCTGGGTCATCGGACAAAAAAATGCTATAAGTTAAAGTTGATCATCAGAGTAAGAGGAAATGAGTTCGTGAGCGATAAACCCACGATTTTGGTAACGGGTGGTGCGGGATATATTGGCTCTCATGTAGTTTTAGCTTTAAAAAATTCAGGGTATGAAGTGATTGTCTTAGACAACTTGTCTTATGGGCATCGGGAGATTGTCAAGGACGTACTGAAGGTAGAATTAATTGTGGGAGATACTTGCGATCGCCCATTTTTAGATCAATTATTTGCAAGTCGTAATATTGCGGCGGTGATGCACTTTGCAGCTTATATAGCGGTGGGGGAATCGGTACAACAACCCGCTAAATACTATCATAATAACGTGGTGGGCACTCTCACCCTACTAGAAGCGATGCTAAGCGCCCAAGTAAAGAAATTTGTTTTTTCTTCTACCTGCGCGATTTATGGTATGCCACAAGAAATACCCATGACAGAATCGCACCCTCATAACCCTCTTAGCCCTTACGCCAGTAGTAAAGATATGGTAGAGAGAATTCTGGGGGATTTAGATTCAGCTTTTGGGCTAAAATCTGTTGCTTTTCGCTATTTTAACGCATCTGGAGCAGATCCTAGTGGTTTATTGGGAGAAGACCACCAACCGGAAACTCATCTGATTCCTCTGGCTTTACTTACGGCTTTGGGTAAACGATCATCTCTGTCAATCTTTGGCACAGATTATCCCACTAAAGACGGCACAGCGGTAAGAGATTATATCCACGTCAACGACTTAGCTAGCGCTCACGTTTTAGGATTAGAATATCTACTAGCAGGGGGCGAAAGTGAGGTATTTAATCTGGGTAATGGTAACGGCTTTACGGTAAAAGAAGTGATTGAAACCGCCCGCGCTGTAACTCAGAGAGATATACCAGTACAAGAAAGCGATCGCCGTCCTGGTGACGCACCCATTCTCATCGGTAGTAGCGCTAAA is a window from the Gloeocapsa sp. PCC 73106 genome containing:
- the galE gene encoding UDP-glucose 4-epimerase GalE; its protein translation is MSDKPTILVTGGAGYIGSHVVLALKNSGYEVIVLDNLSYGHREIVKDVLKVELIVGDTCDRPFLDQLFASRNIAAVMHFAAYIAVGESVQQPAKYYHNNVVGTLTLLEAMLSAQVKKFVFSSTCAIYGMPQEIPMTESHPHNPLSPYASSKDMVERILGDLDSAFGLKSVAFRYFNASGADPSGLLGEDHQPETHLIPLALLTALGKRSSLSIFGTDYPTKDGTAVRDYIHVNDLASAHVLGLEYLLAGGESEVFNLGNGNGFTVKEVIETARAVTQRDIPVQESDRRPGDAPILIGSSAKARQILNWNPQFADLSVIVAHAWQWHQRRHG